Below is a window of Humulus lupulus chromosome 2, drHumLupu1.1, whole genome shotgun sequence DNA.
actcttaattaatcctctttacccagcaataaacacATTAatcatgcgatctatttaacctagtaaaagcattacattTTATGGAAACAAGTTattctaggcaacaaattcattaaaagtatgcaattcatttaaccataagttctatttttcattacaatcaagatacccgtcacaatatcctaattgtaatttatcactctacttagaatcctaaactattaggtgaatagcaacctaagatgatagtagaacaatgcaaaatcCTAATTAGTGGTCGTCTAaataagattttacaagatccatgacattcaagtagaaaaatagaagcaatttaacatAAGGggataaaatgaataaaattcatcaatgcattaaagatctcatgtctaggattttgaaataaccctcaactataaagaaaactactccatgatcacattcatattcacaaacataaatattcaatgaaaataaaagagttctgagaaagaaaaaaaaactagattgaagaatgtatatgctgatgtcttttctcctcctctgctgctctagcctctaaaattcgcaatccaaagttgtaTTGAAAGTTAACCCTAATCTCTTTTATAACCCATTAAAAATTACAtttcaaaatcaaaattttaagaGAAATTTTATCGTAGACCGCAGCCACGGGACATTTTTGGGCCAACTACGCTCAGCGGCCGCGACTAATAGATTATGGTGGTCGCGCCCACTAGTCTCTGACTCCCAGGTCGCGACTAGTGAATCCTGGTGGTTGCGGCCACTACCCAAAATCTACTTGCGTgctttcactactacaaaattgacatgggacgatggttttaaaccgtcgtATGGACTCTCATACGTCGGTTCTAGTACCGTCGtcccatgcaatgtcatgccatgtaaTGCATGAAACGACGGTTTAAATAAAAGCATCATCTCCTACCGTACACGAGACGATGGTTCCTATACAAACGTTGTCTCTTGTGGTACATGAGACAACAGTTTATGTGCAAGCATCATCCACTGCAGTAAATGAGACGACAGTTCCTACTCAAGCGTCATCTTTCTGcagtacatgagatgacaatttatgtaCAAGCATCGTCCCTTGTAATACATAAGACAACAATTTTGTGGAGACCGACGTCCCATGTAGAATATGggaattttttcatttctttattttcaaCTACTATATTCATTTATAATTTCTTGTGTAATTAGAACATGGTTCAGACAGAATCAATAGGCAAACAAAATAATCAATAGAACTCAGTATGTTCCAGATTTAAAAATTACAAGAACAAAATATGCACTTGTAATAACTATGTAAGGATAATTAAAAACtacaattaatatattttttaattatgatttcaaaagttactctaGCTATGACTCATCCGCTTTGAATTTCAACTAGGTACCTGTAAAGTTTTTGTATAAAGGTGCTCTGAAGTTTCCGTTTTGAGTGGTTCACCTAAAGCACATCAAGCACAAACCAAAGAGTGTCAATGAAGGGTAAGATACGAAAGAAGACAAAGGAGGGAATTACGCTTACCAGAAAATGCATTGTAGCTTTTGGCACTAGATCTTGAATATTCTTTCTGACAATGTCATAGTATGATCGGATGAGTAATTTGGTTTCAAAAATTTCGACTGTTTCATTCTCTGTAGCTTCAAGTGGCCTTAACATGGATGGGGGCTGATACCAAATAAGACAATAAGAAGGAAAATGACTACTGTTAGAAAATGATACAGATATAAGACTAGTAACAAATCACATATACAAAATTAACGGCTGTAAGGCATATATAGTTACCTCAATCAATTGGATTGTAGAAGGCATCTGACCAGAATCATCAGGCTCGCCTAAGGTTCTGCTGTTAGATGGATTCCCTCCAGACGATCCCCTGGTCCCAAATATAGATGAAATACCCCAAGTCCTTGTTGATGTGTTTACTCCTATATTGCAACATACGAAATTTAAAGCTCATTTAACTAGTGACACTGGAGTTCTTGTTGATGGAACATTAGAATTTACCAGATGATGTAGGTTTCTCATTGTTCATTGAAGACCGACTTCCCTGCCAAACAAAAATTCACAATCTTCAGAGCATATCTTCAAACAAAATAGGCAGGATTACTACATTTGAAAAAAGTTAAGAGCACTTCAGCATTAAACTCCATCCATTCTATATGACAAACGTCAAACAGATAGTTGACCCTAAATATTTTAAGATAAGTTTTAGATAGTTTATACTTAATGACTTTATGAGACATATAAATAAATGTATACTTCATTCATCCATTTAAATCTCACAtcaaaattgtttaaaataaatagataaagtcattattttttataaaaagaaaacTCGGGAGCTAACATAATTCAATCTTAGAACTGTTAACGACGCCTAATTCCGTATTTCCTTCTCCCTTCCAACCAAACTAAAATTCTTAAATTTGATTAAATATTAAGATATAATTGAATTTTAAGACTTTGTTCAGAACTTGGATTCTGGCAAGGAAAAATTTTGTGAGGGAGAAGTCTAgtaaaaagaaagagagaaaagttTTCCTAAAGTtttatagctttttttttttgcaatttttctcTTTTCTAATAGATTAACAAAAGTTTTCAACACTATAAATTACATCAATTCCATTCTCACTTTTCCTATAAAAAATACTCTCTAATTGTTTTttgaatccaaaaaaaaaatttattttcttgCTACAATTCAAGTTCCAAACATAGGGTAAAAGTGGCTATACAGTGATTCACAAATAGCAACTAGGAAATAAGACCCAGCCAGACAGTATTACAATACCACTCCTTTGTTTCCCTCTTTTCTCTATCATTGCCAGTTTCTAGGTCGTTTCCATTTTCTACAGAGTTGGAGAACGCACCTGGGTTAGTAAAGCTCCATTCATAAGAGACCTAGCAATAACAGCTCGAGAATTCTGGCTTTTCTCTATTGGCTTTTCAACATCTGCAATGCCCTGATACATATAAAGCACAGTTAAATGTATTCAGTGCAGCTTTTGATTATCTAGTCAAATTTAAAAAGTTAATGTATAATTGGGGTATTCAAGATGCAATCAGCCTAAATCTTCTGGTATGAGTTCAAAGAGCTCAACATATTTCAGAGTTAGATGAGATTAACGTTCAATTCTGACTAATCACATCGTGCcagaaaaacaaaaacaatacaAGTAGAAACAAGTGTTGTAGAAATAAAATTAAGTGTGTCAAAAAGCTATTAAGCATGCAGCAAACAtccttattaaaaaatttatatcaATTCAAATCTAGAGATGAATTTTTAGAGCTGGCTCCTAAAGATAGTATAAGGGGAACAATTCTGCTATTGAATCTCATTATAAGATTCAGAAAATCCCTTACAACAAGGGATAAACACGGAAACAAGAACCTTGCAGCTAATACAGATACCAGATTCAGCAAAtcctattgaaaaaaaaaacacacacacacacacaacaaGAGACTATGACTTTGAATCGTTATATCAGAGATTGCTAGTCCCAAGGAAGAGGTTGAAAAGCTCAAGAACTTATTTTGATCTTTAAAGAAACCTCGTGCCTCTTGCTTCCTTCCTCACTGAGGTGAGTATCATATATCCATGTCTTGAGCATCTCAAACAAATGTCTCTTATGCTTGAGTGATTGATTCCAGAGCTAATGATCTCATGACCAACCTCAAATTATTTCTACACATATGTCCAAGAAACCAAAATATCAAGGTTGAAAACAACCTCAAATTATTTCTACACATATGTCCAATAGCCTCCATAGCTGGAAGGGCACAGTATCTCTAACCCCTTCTCTACCCTTGAAAACAATGTTACATGTCCCAAGATTATCTATCAATCTATTATCTATTCATCAACTCACCAAAAACTTGAGTTgtcattttctttttttattgtgTGTTTCTGGACCATATTACAGAAGGTGATAAAATGTGCTAAGGACAATGATGAACCCTACTATTTTGAGACTTGTAGTGACAATGTCGACCAACTATCTCTATCTGACCTCTATCTCTCCTTTCATAAAAGCTCTCATCACACACTGATCAAATCTAATTCcatcatcttaaaaaaaaaaatgtacttTTTAAAAATGTAAATCTAATGCCTTACATTGTGaagtttccaaaaaaaaaaaaaacagagcttCCTTTCCATTCAGCAATAGAAAATATTCTTGTCATTTCGATCAGATTCACGCTAAGTGGGGTGCGTCTCGTGTCTATACTCTCTACATATCTGAGGCAAATTGGTTCatttcttttattgatgattgtttccaaatgacttggttatttctaaTGAAAGATAATTCTCATGTGAGGTAATATCTCTCACCTTCAACAACAATATGATATGACACAGTTTGGGGTTCAGATAAAAATGGTTTGTTTTGATAATGTGAGATTTTTTTAACAAAGCCTGTAAACCTCTCTTTGTTATTGTAATAAGACCAGTCTTCAGAATTCAACTAATCCCCCCCATTTGTGGCCAAAGGAAACTTATTTGATAAgctatgaaaattatataattttCACTAAAGTGGTAGGGCAGGGGAACCTGTTGTGATCTCAATTGCTCCAAAGCAAGCTCAACAGCTTTGCTGCCACCTAGGAAATTTGGATGCGAAGAATTTATATAATGCATCTGAAAAAAAAAGGGTTGGTCAATCAGCTTAAAACCAGAAAAGCAGTTGGATTTGTAATGATATACAATATTAAGAATCCTGCATCTATGACATGTTCCAAATAGATAAATCAGAATGAAACCAATGAAGAATTGTTACTTATGTAATGCGCAAAAACCAAAGGAACCATCAACTTTCTTTCTAATAGTTctaaattttttagaaaaatagtaACACCAAAACATCTTAATCTCAATACTAAAATATACACTAGATTGCCTATGAAATGAGAGAACTACCTCCATCTCTATAAGATGTCCTATCATTCTCTCAGCAGGCTTTACACCTTCACGTAAAAACTTTACCACAATTTCATCCATGCACCTTCTCAATTTTGGAAACCTTTGCAAGTCAGTTACTTCACAAGCACGACTAATCTGTAACAAAACAATTAGCTTCATGTTCATATCTAAATCTTCCATAGCATTACATTATAAAAAGCATCTCACCTTCATCAGTTCATCATAAACATAACAGACACACTGAAGACTAGGGTCCAACAACTGAGCAATCTGCCTTCTAACCAAAACTCTAAATGGGACCTGAGATGTGGAAAAAGTAGGAAGTTATTTTTTGTCCTCCATGTCTTTGGAAGGCGGAAAAACTAAGAAGTTACCATCCCAACATATTTTTCATAAAGGAAGATGCATGATAGGGACAACAATACAGCATATGCCATTATCATCATCTCACCTCTGGAACGATTAATGCATTTCTAGCACCAGTAGCATTTTGAATAGCTATTCGAATATCATCATCATTTAGACCCTCACAAGGATCGACTTCCTGCAATTACTTATAGCCAAACTGCTTGTTAATACAGTAACAccttatttttaatcatttatctTCGCACCATATAAATCAGTACCATAAACATAATAAGAGATGCTTTCATGGCAGGGGCCCATTAACTGAAGTAAAAGAAACAATGACTACCTTAATGAGATTGTGGTTCAAACTTATTAGTTCTAAAATTAAAATGTATGCAGCATATATaacaagcaacataaaaacaaaagacaaagttgttttaaagttgaaGGTGTACCTCCAAGCTCTTTACAAAAATTGACTGAAATATATAATGGATCCTGGCTCCACCTGACAATTCTTTAGTTGATATTTCCTGACTACTTCCATCCACCATAGCATAAAAAtctgttaaataaataaaacaggATCAGAAATGACTAAAAGAGTCCAGTGAAAAATAGTAATGAACTAATAGAGACCACCAGATCATTAagtttttcatttaaaaaataacataaaagatCGTACTTGGAGTCCAGTGCAAATTCTACAGATTACAAAAATgacttaacaaaaaaaaaacctaaattttGAGCAAGATAACGGGATATTGAAATTCACCTTCACAATATTTTGACAAAATGTTCAACAAAACTACTCCTTTTTCCACCTGGTTGATATACAGGACAAGGTAGCAAAATAAACTCAAATAAATAATTGTCGCGGTAGTGAGACAAGCAAAGCGACGAGTTTTCAGGagcaaacaaataaataataatcaaCAAATAGATGATGGACAAACTTTTACACGCATCTAAGAAAAAAAATTGCCAATGTTTCTCAATTTGAAGTTCAAATGATAGTTTTCAGAATTTAGACATGTATAATTCCATATTACAATTGCATATTTAAAAGCAAGCATTATTCAAGATCCAAACAAATATGACATGCCAACCATATGCAGAAAGCCAGAAACACCTAGTCTTATCACCCAATAGCATAACAGAATATAATTCATATGATTACAGTACAACTTACATTAGCCTCTACAACATTTCCGTATGTCTGAAGTTCTTTAACAATAGCATTCATTTCTGAGTTCAGCTCAGACTTCAAACTTGGGAGAGCCATTCTAATATGTTGTTCCAAAATCTGGCATGTGAACATCATTGGCaacaattaaaaagaaaataggaGTAAGTGAATTGTACTGAAATGAGACACAAAAGCACGTaaaacttgaaatttacttaatCCATTTATAGGAATCAAGTAGTACAACACAAAAATGCAACTGAAATGTATATTTTCTTTTCCtccataataataattaatataaactTGACAAGTCATAATTCAACAAAGTAAATAAGTGGTAGCTCAGCTTTGATTCAAACAACTACTTGAGCAAAGTTGTTATCTGGTTTGCTTAATCTTGAAAAGATACATGACTAAAGTAGAGATATTTTTAATATGATTCTTTCCTCTTCCACAAGCCAATTTTATCTGCAGTTACCAAATTTCAATTCCTTCCAAATAAAAATATAGAACTAAGTTTTGATGTCTCTGCCTAAAAATGTAAAGTTCTAAAATAACACTTCAATATTgagaagaaaacaaaataggAGCACATGTATTTAAATTCCCTTTTCAATATAAATGCTTCATTAATATTAAATGTGCAGCGCTAACTAGATCAAATCCCATATCACATACATGAAAGAATgactacaaaataaaaaaaattagtacaaTGATAATGAAAAAATCAATTGTACGTGTAAAACTAGTATCATTTTGTTTCTATTAACCTGGTTATAGCTATACAAGTCATCAGTATATGAAAATATAAGATTGCACACTACAATCCATTTCACTAAGggattttaacaaaaaaattatgTGCAACAGACAAAACACAGAAAAAGAATATTATGAGCATCAAGATAACTACTCAAACACATTATGAAAGGGAATGCTACAAAAGGAGAAGAGCATAGAAGATTAAATATAGCAAATATACCTCCCATAATTGAGCATGTGCACCCATTACACCACCAATAAGGGTTGAAGAGAGAGCATACCGTGTATGTATATCCATGGAATAGATCTGAAATCAATGAATATAACAAATAGATATGCCCTCTAAGCATAAGCCAATGCTTCTATATATACTTTACACCAAATAATATACACATCAAAGCTCATAAAAGGAGGCAATTCTCTCAGAAGTGCCCTGGTTTTGAAGAAGAAGCTATTAGGAGCGAAGAGGCCAGCACAGGTGAAGTCATTCAGATATCCCTTATTTCACAAATTATTGAGAAGGATTCAAAATGTATACATATAGAAATATAGATAgagaatgagaaaaaaaatagagctaCTACGCAGAGAAAGAAGAGAATACCCAAATGGCTAGTAAGCATAAATTTGTCTAAAATAATAAGCCAAAACCAAATATCTCACATTCTTTCTCaagctaaatatatatatatcaaaataaatagGGTCCTAGATTTGTAGCTTTAAAAAGAGTTAATATATGCAATTCTGGCTCCACAAGATTCAGTGACAGTAATATATactaaagaagaaaaggaaacaaaagaaagaacttacaagaagaagaagaaagtcgTTCTTGACATTGGTGAGCACCTCCAGCGACATTTCAGTCCAATTTCCATAGGGGTTTTTCTTATCTTGAGCTCACAAACCCAACCATTCCCTTGAATTCTTGTTTCGAAGACGGTGgaggccagaaaaatcctccaaacTCACATCGGCGACAGAACTTCGGGGGGCCAGTTGCGACGGATGCCGACGAGTGGGGTGGCAAACTTCACGGGTTGGGGGTTTTGGGGGCCAAGGAAGCTTGTGGTGGGGTGCGTGTCATTGGGTGGTTGCTGGAGATGGCTCATTTGGTCTGGCCGACTGAGATgcgagagaagaaaagaaagagtggTGGTATCGGGCTGGGAAGAAGATGAGAGAGAAGGGGCTAATACAATTTTAGGATTCTAGTATTATAATTTTTAACTCCTTTTTCTTattcaattaaataaaatctgatatttaatatattaattcatttatttatcaattattttattagttACTCTATTTTGTTAATTTAGCACTTAATTactaaagtattttttttttaagttaaacAAATATTTATCTAAATCTGCCACAAAAAATATTTATCTAAATCatttttaaatcccaaaaaataattaGATGACATTTTAAACCAATTTATCATAATtagttaataaaataatatttttattgaaattaaaacatTTTATATCATAAATGATATAATAATTGAGcaatcatatttttattttaaatctcacAATTTAAAATGTAAAATATTCAAATCATAataaattctatttaaaaaaaaaaaaaaagagttcttattatttatttctcaataaataatatgaattaaaaaaataaaactctttaaattctaattattttttatttttaaattttaatatcatttattaattATTCCAAAAAATAATGCACAACTTGGGacataaaaatctatttatcatcccaatatataattaaatcaaaagtgatttaattttcataactttcccaattaaattattttttcaataaaatattatttttttccgTAAAATTCTTAATGTAGAATTTGTGGGATGTTACAATTTTGCACTcctattataaaaaataattttacataTCACAACTCTAAAAATTCTCTTAAAACTTATAATATAATGATAGAATTTATTAtgactaaatatatttttaatcacaATAAATTACATTTTGTGTTACTAATACTTTTCATCATAGATTCTTTTAGTAATAACATAATGTTGATGAAGTTTTTTTAGttacaatgtttatattttttagtcGCAAAATGTATTGTGACTAAAAATAATTTGTTTTTGTGATGataaatatttcaaatattttaatttatataaattttcaattaaaataaaaaataattttacttataCTATTATCACTAACAATTCCTAAATACTATATATACGTTTTGGTGACCTACCTTATGACAAATTggacataaaaatataataaccAATTGAATTTGCaattaatattataaattattaaaaaatagaaaattatttgaataatttatttatataactaATAGCTATTCTAtgtttcaaattattaatttaacattttttatgaatatatttatttaatatattaaattatattaacaaaatacaaatttatgaatacttgattaaaaaaaattgtatttggaTGAGACAACAGTTTTCGTAGAAATGTTGTCTCATGTTAAAAGTAGACATGTTATGACAGTCTCACTAAAACTATTGTCTCATgcaagttttaatttgcatgaCACAACAGTTCAAGAGATAATGTCGTGTCATGTCTATTTTTGACACAAGACGACTGTTCTATGAAAACTGTTGTCTCTCGTGTGTTGCCTAAGTATAGTTTTCTAGTAGTGTTTTTGTTCGTAATCTTCAACTTTAAGCTTGAACCTTGggtttagggacttctaaaacacttcaaacttgTCCCAAACTTTATTTTATCAGGTCCTACCACTGCACATCCATTCCTAACCACAAAAAtacatcaaattcatcaataataccttataaaatattttatagtttaaaAATCAAAGGctcgtaaaacaaagctaagaacacctaatAACACTtgaaattaacattatctaaatgtgaaaggataacaaatataatatccaaaatgtccatatcaaattcccccacacttagaCTTGATAGTCACTTagcaaaataacaaataaaaactaaaaactaaacggtagcgtctcagaattttacttagctagatagtagtagtatagtagtagcttgtagtattttagtttttgtggttattggttcgagccgggatttagttggaaactcatagaaatagttatggattttataagtttaacctatagtttaaaaatattaattataac
It encodes the following:
- the LOC133818983 gene encoding dynamin-related protein 3A-like isoform X4, whose product is MSLEVLTNVKNDFLLLLIYSMDIHTRYALSSTLIGGVMGAHAQLWEILEQHIRMALPSLKSELNSEMNAIVKELQTYGNVVEANVEKGVVLLNILSKYCEDFYAMVDGSSQEISTKELSGGARIHYIFQSIFVKSLEEVDPCEGLNDDDIRIAIQNATGARNALIVPEVPFRVLVRRQIAQLLDPSLQCVCYVYDELMKISRACEVTDLQRFPKLRRCMDEIVVKFLREGVKPAERMIGHLIEMEMHYINSSHPNFLGGSKAVELALEQLRSQQGIADVEKPIEKSQNSRAVIARSLMNGALLTQGSRSSMNNEKPTSSGVNTSTRTWGISSIFGTRGSSGGNPSNSRTLGEPDDSGQMPSTIQLIEPPSMLRPLEATENETVEIFETKLLIRSYYDIVRKNIQDLVPKATMHFLVNHSKRKLQSTFIQKLYRKMTLE
- the LOC133818983 gene encoding dynamin-related protein 3A-like isoform X1, whose protein sequence is MSLEVLTNVKNDFLLLLIYSMDIHTRYALSSTLIGGVMGAHAQLWEILEQHIRMALPSLKSELNSEMNAIVKELQTYGNVVEANVEKGVVLLNILSKYCEDFYAMVDGSSQEISTKELSGGARIHYIFQSIFVKSLEEVDPCEGLNDDDIRIAIQNATGARNALIVPEVPFRVLVRRQIAQLLDPSLQCVCYVYDELMKISRACEVTDLQRFPKLRRCMDEIVVKFLREGVKPAERMIGHLIEMEMHYINSSHPNFLGGSKAVELALEQLRSQQGIADVEKPIEKSQNSRAVIARSLMNGALLTQGSRSSMNNEKPTSSGVNTSTRTWGISSIFGTRGSSGGNPSNSRTLGEPDDSGQMPSTIQLIEPPSMLRPLEATENETVEIFETKLLIRSYYDIVRKNIQDLVPKATMHFLVNHSKRKLQSTFIQKLYRLKHAIGFEKKASLLAWRTNPTIDLEKKASLLTSIASCKGLFALSSSGD
- the LOC133818983 gene encoding dynamin-related protein 3A-like isoform X3; translation: MSLEVLTNVKNDFLLLLIYSMDIHTRYALSSTLIGGVMGAHAQLWEILEQHIRMALPSLKSELNSEMNAIVKELQTYGNVVEANVEKGVVLLNILSKYCEDFYAMVDGSSQEISTKELSGGARIHYIFQSIFVKSLEEVDPCEGLNDDDIRIAIQNATGARNALIVPEVPFRVLVRRQIAQLLDPSLQCVCYVYDELMKISRACEVTDLQRFPKLRRCMDEIVVKFLREGVKPAERMIGHLIEMEGIADVEKPIEKSQNSRAVIARSLMNGALLTQGSRSSMNNEKPTSSGVNTSTRTWGISSIFGTRGSSGGNPSNSRTLGEPDDSGQMPSTIQLIEPPSMLRPLEATENETVEIFETKLLIRSYYDIVRKNIQDLVPKATMHFLVNHSKRKLQSTFIQKLYRLKHAIGFEKKASLLAWRTNPTIDLEKKASLLTSIASCKGLFALSSSGD
- the LOC133818983 gene encoding dynamin-related protein 3A-like isoform X2; this translates as MDIHTRYALSSTLIGGVMGAHAQLWEILEQHIRMALPSLKSELNSEMNAIVKELQTYGNVVEANVEKGVVLLNILSKYCEDFYAMVDGSSQEISTKELSGGARIHYIFQSIFVKSLEEVDPCEGLNDDDIRIAIQNATGARNALIVPEVPFRVLVRRQIAQLLDPSLQCVCYVYDELMKISRACEVTDLQRFPKLRRCMDEIVVKFLREGVKPAERMIGHLIEMEMHYINSSHPNFLGGSKAVELALEQLRSQQGIADVEKPIEKSQNSRAVIARSLMNGALLTQGSRSSMNNEKPTSSGVNTSTRTWGISSIFGTRGSSGGNPSNSRTLGEPDDSGQMPSTIQLIEPPSMLRPLEATENETVEIFETKLLIRSYYDIVRKNIQDLVPKATMHFLVNHSKRKLQSTFIQKLYRLKHAIGFEKKASLLAWRTNPTIDLEKKASLLTSIASCKGLFALSSSGD